The following proteins are co-located in the Candidatus Thermoplasmatota archaeon genome:
- a CDS encoding DNA-directed RNA polymerase, whose product MSYGNYGGGSRRSDSGPREMHKIKCADCGAESEVPFKPTEGRPVYCQTCFQKHRPPRRDSF is encoded by the coding sequence ATGAGTTACGGCAATTATGGAGGCGGCAGCCGCAGATCCGACTCAGGCCCCAGAGAGATGCACAAGATAAAGTGCGCTGACTGTGGAGCTGAGTCAGAGGTACCCTTCAAGCCAACAGAGGGTAGACCAGTCTACTGCCAAACCTGCTTCCAGAAGCACAGACCCCCACGAAGAGATTCGTTCTGA
- a CDS encoding M28 family peptidase, protein MTNRVFRTAIAFFIVCVLSFSLVPSGLAAPKGGVKLTVEEIAFAQAVGVGEYAYDIDWTYAYEYGEFEFPLGSGLEAWRGAGSEPAHEYAEYLANEMTDIGLQDVSKELFPVHAYNYGGASVQILEPDAGPVWLAAGHAGLPGTPSEGITAEIEYVGLGTRFDYEQVGDVTGKLVLIDVSEEEMYWLQYPLYEAELHGAIGAVVHWIEYQDVEDSVVTHDSESRTTIPAVCVSHENAENLKTLILGSDAPVEVKIWCDASIDYDGTAYNIYGYIRGTTNPDEYVIVGDHYDKWWYGASDNGAGVARLMGIAKALIDSGYRPSRTIVFIATDAEEFGWTDTEFDWALGAWWAIFVQHPDWVGKTRGFFLLEGGGDNGATSVYASGTPETELFRKSLLRLFNEWFSSRTPWSSYYNPAVEWTEKFSSTWADGFSFNAAGIPVMDVGSWRSTEYSGYSYHTQNDTMEWNSAEGLSMSIIANGIAVIELDRALFAPYSFQKRADNLGKYLNKDLLREAGADTSGLYKALDEFKTVGDEIWSLMKATKSSDKADEVNAILMRAEDKVLSDLTKVGGYIEEMYPHQHYLDDSWFLREGIESLEDGNIDRAVMWLSWVYGMYTGRWVSYENYEYMQLDRWNEDNFNQFWGRGRTATIVDIWHEYDSLWTKKSAGLDDYSEEIRSLWEKYDVVVDNLQASLDYTTQTLIDSTTMLEQARTLLK, encoded by the coding sequence ATGACGAACAGAGTATTCAGGACAGCGATTGCGTTTTTTATTGTTTGTGTGCTCTCGTTCTCGCTCGTTCCGAGCGGCCTGGCTGCGCCCAAGGGAGGCGTGAAGCTGACCGTGGAGGAGATCGCCTTCGCGCAAGCCGTCGGAGTGGGCGAATATGCATACGACATCGACTGGACGTATGCCTACGAGTATGGTGAGTTCGAATTCCCGTTAGGCAGCGGCCTGGAGGCATGGAGAGGTGCTGGAAGTGAGCCCGCTCACGAATATGCAGAATACCTCGCAAATGAGATGACTGATATCGGTCTGCAGGACGTTAGCAAGGAGCTCTTCCCAGTCCATGCCTACAACTATGGGGGTGCATCGGTCCAGATCCTCGAGCCCGATGCCGGACCAGTGTGGCTCGCGGCTGGACACGCTGGATTGCCGGGGACACCGTCTGAAGGAATAACAGCGGAGATCGAATATGTCGGACTTGGCACAAGGTTCGATTACGAGCAGGTTGGAGATGTCACGGGAAAACTGGTCCTCATCGACGTAAGCGAGGAGGAGATGTATTGGCTTCAGTACCCTCTCTACGAGGCTGAACTGCATGGCGCAATAGGTGCAGTCGTCCACTGGATAGAGTATCAGGATGTCGAGGATTCAGTCGTGACCCATGACTCGGAGTCCAGGACGACGATTCCTGCCGTTTGCGTTAGCCACGAGAACGCAGAGAACCTGAAGACCTTGATCCTGGGAAGTGATGCCCCGGTGGAGGTCAAGATCTGGTGCGACGCTTCGATCGACTACGACGGCACGGCCTATAACATCTATGGGTACATACGAGGAACCACGAATCCGGATGAATACGTCATTGTCGGCGACCACTACGACAAGTGGTGGTATGGTGCTAGCGACAATGGAGCAGGTGTTGCACGATTGATGGGAATTGCCAAAGCATTGATCGACTCTGGCTACAGACCCTCGAGGACCATCGTGTTCATCGCCACAGACGCAGAGGAGTTCGGGTGGACAGATACCGAGTTCGACTGGGCGCTTGGCGCATGGTGGGCCATTTTCGTCCAGCATCCTGATTGGGTAGGAAAGACACGCGGATTCTTCCTGCTCGAAGGCGGAGGCGACAACGGAGCTACAAGCGTGTACGCTTCCGGCACTCCAGAGACCGAGTTGTTCAGAAAGTCGTTGCTGAGACTGTTCAACGAGTGGTTCTCGAGTAGGACTCCCTGGTCGTCATACTATAATCCAGCCGTTGAATGGACGGAGAAGTTCTCCTCCACCTGGGCAGATGGATTCAGCTTCAACGCCGCGGGGATCCCTGTTATGGATGTCGGGAGCTGGCGGTCGACCGAATACTCAGGGTATTCCTACCACACTCAGAACGACACGATGGAATGGAACTCCGCAGAGGGTCTGTCAATGAGCATCATTGCGAACGGCATCGCGGTTATTGAGCTCGACAGGGCATTATTTGCGCCCTACAGCTTCCAGAAGCGAGCGGACAACCTCGGGAAGTACCTTAACAAGGACCTGCTGAGGGAGGCTGGCGCGGACACTAGCGGACTCTACAAAGCCCTCGACGAATTCAAGACGGTCGGCGACGAAATTTGGAGCCTGATGAAGGCGACGAAGTCCTCAGACAAAGCTGACGAGGTCAACGCCATCTTGATGCGGGCGGAGGACAAGGTCCTGTCCGACCTCACGAAGGTCGGTGGCTACATTGAAGAGATGTATCCGCACCAGCACTATTTGGACGACTCCTGGTTTCTCAGGGAGGGCATCGAATCCCTCGAGGACGGGAACATCGACCGTGCTGTGATGTGGTTGTCCTGGGTCTATGGTATGTACACGGGCAGATGGGTCAGCTACGAGAACTACGAGTACATGCAGCTTGACCGGTGGAACGAGGACAACTTCAACCAGTTCTGGGGACGAGGACGTACGGCAACGATAGTCGACATCTGGCACGAGTACGATTCCCTGTGGACGAAGAAGAGCGCCGGCCTAGACGACTACTCCGAGGAGATCAGATCCCTCTGGGAGAAGTATGATGTCGTGGTGGACAACCTGCAGGCATCTCTAGACTACACGACGCAGACCCTAATCGATTCCACGACCATGCTGGAGCAGGCCAGGACTTTGCTCAAGTAG
- a CDS encoding ACT domain-containing protein, whose protein sequence is MEKEFSVKLANRSGELARVTEVLQKDGVNIRSISTEPHAEVVRLVTSDPEKTRQSLKQSNMQFSERNLLVAKLQDKPGELARISSALAKEGINIDAAYMLDKDSTHVHVALAVSDENKAQNILKL, encoded by the coding sequence ATGGAAAAAGAGTTCAGCGTGAAACTAGCGAACAGATCTGGAGAGCTGGCGCGGGTGACAGAGGTCCTGCAGAAGGATGGCGTAAACATACGTTCAATCTCGACAGAGCCTCATGCCGAGGTCGTAAGACTGGTAACGTCCGACCCTGAGAAAACCCGCCAGAGCCTCAAGCAATCCAACATGCAGTTTTCTGAGAGGAACCTGCTGGTGGCCAAGCTCCAGGACAAGCCCGGAGAGCTCGCTCGAATCTCGAGTGCGCTCGCCAAGGAAGGCATCAACATCGATGCCGCGTACATGCTCGACAAGGACTCGACGCATGTGCATGTGGCGCTAGCCGTCAGCGACGAGAACAAAGCACAGAACATCCTGAAGCTTTGA
- a CDS encoding TATA-box-binding protein produces the protein MAVIKIENVVASTSLGAELDLQKIVLALEGAEYDPEQFPGLIYRLKEPKTATLLFRSGKAVCTGGKSLEQVKTAISKVVKQIEAAGIVIKTTPKIEVQNIVASSDLGSKINLNSIAISIGLEKVEYEPEQFPGLVYRLDVPKVVVLLFGSGKLVCTGARKPEDVEIAVEKITQELRAAGLLP, from the coding sequence ATGGCCGTGATAAAGATAGAGAACGTTGTCGCCTCGACATCTCTCGGGGCGGAGCTAGATCTTCAGAAGATTGTGCTTGCACTCGAAGGTGCGGAATACGACCCAGAGCAGTTCCCGGGACTGATTTACCGACTCAAGGAACCTAAGACGGCGACTCTTCTTTTCAGAAGTGGAAAAGCTGTATGCACAGGCGGCAAGAGCCTTGAACAGGTGAAGACCGCAATCAGCAAGGTGGTCAAGCAAATCGAGGCTGCTGGCATTGTGATCAAGACCACGCCGAAGATAGAGGTCCAGAACATAGTTGCCTCAAGCGACCTCGGGTCGAAAATCAATCTCAATTCGATAGCCATCAGTATCGGTCTCGAGAAGGTCGAATACGAACCTGAGCAATTCCCTGGACTCGTGTACCGTCTTGACGTTCCGAAGGTGGTCGTGCTTCTTTTCGGCAGCGGAAAGCTGGTGTGCACTGGCGCTCGAAAGCCGGAGGATGTCGAGATCGCCGTCGAGAAGATCACACAAGAGCTAAGGGCCGCCGGCCTGCTTCCATAG